A region of Oryzias latipes chromosome 18, ASM223467v1 DNA encodes the following proteins:
- the LOC101155059 gene encoding sodium/hydrogen exchanger 9B2-like isoform X2 has protein sequence MISSIKAPRSSSSCCGPCATLRSRCPRPRGLLNLLITKGMLLAGLLLRNVPYITTAVFIDTRWSAALRNIALSVILTRAGLGLDPSALQRLKAVCVRVAVGPCTVEASVVAVVSHFLLGLPWTWAFILGFVLSAVSPAVVVPSMLLLQREGLGVEKGIPTLLMAAGSLDGILAITGFSTCLGIAFSTGSTWMTILQGLLEVVGGVISGLVVGFFLCLFPSNDQEDLVLGRTLMLLGLSVFSVFFSHVVGFSGAGSLCTLVHSFCAALGWKSEKAPVAAMVGRSWDLFQPLLFGLIGAEITISTLSPSTVGLGVACISLGLLVRLFVTFLLVHHAGFNLKEKLFIAVAWLPKATVQAAIGSKALDMAREEGDETLIKFGLDVLTLAVLAILTTAPIGALGIGLAGPRLLARHIKDEADGEAGPSGPTEPVQEKDSRIPESRL, from the exons ATGATCTCCTCG ATAAAGGCGCcacgctcctcttcctcctgctgtgGGCCTTGTGCCACTTTGAGGAGCAGATGTCCACGACCGCGGGGGCTCCTCAACCTCCTCATCACCAAAG gcaTGCTCCTGGCTGGGCTGCTGTTGCGTAATGTTCCCTACATAACCACGGCGGTCTTCATCGACACTCGTTGGTCTGCGGCTCTAAGGAACATCGCCCTGTCCGTCATCCTGACCAGAGCCGGACTCGGACTGGACCCCTCA gccCTGCAGCGTCTGAAGGCGGTGTGTGTCCGTGTTGCGGTGGGTCCTTGTACAGTGGAGGCGTCCGTCGTGGCCGTGGTTTCTCACTTCCTGTTGGGTCTTCCATGGACGTGGGCCTTTATCCTGGG CTTCGTTCTGTCCGCGGTGTCTCCGGCGGTTGTGGTTCCATCAATGTTGCTTCTGCAGAGAGAAGGACTGGGAGTGGAGAAG GGCATCCCCACGCTGCTGATGGCAGCCGGCAGCTTGGACGGCATCCTCGCCATCACCGGCTTCTCCACCTGCCTGGGAATCGCCTTCTCCACAG GTTCCACGTGGATGACCATCCTCCAAGGCCTGCTGGAGGTGGTGGGAGGGGTCATCTCCGGCCTGGTTGTGGGCTTCTTCCTGTGTTTGTTTCCAAGCAATGACCAG GAGGACCTGGTTTTGGGGAGGACCCTCATGCTGTTGGGTCTGTCGGTGTTTTCCGTCTTCTTCAGTCACGTGGTCGGGTTCTCTGGAGCCGGCAGTCTCTGTACGTTGGTCCACTCCTTCTGTGCTGCTCTGGGCTGGAAAAGTGAAAAG GCTCCGGTGGCTGCCATGGTGGGTCGGTCCTGGGACCTGTTCCAGCCTCTTCTGTTCGGTCTGATCGGAGCTGAAATCACCATCTCCACCCTCAGCCCCAGCACTGTGG GTCTGGGCGTGGCCTGCATCAGTCTGGGTCTGCTGGTCCGTCTGTTCGTCACCTTCCTGCTGGTCCATCACGCCGGATTCAACCTCAAGGAGAAACTCTTCATCGCTGTGGCCTGGCTGCCGAAGGCCACCGTGCAG GCCGCCATCGGCTCCAAGGCGTTGGACATGGCAAGGGAGGAGGGGGACGAGACTCTGATCAAGTTTGGTTTGGACGTGCTGACCTTGGCGGTGTTGGCCATCCTGACCACCGCCCCCATCGGTGCCCTCGGTATCGGACTGGCAGGACCACGCCTCCTGGCCCGTCACATCAAAG ACGAGGCCGACGGGGAAGCCGGACCTTCTGGTCCCACAGAACCCGTCCAAGAGAAGGACAGCAGGATCCCCGAGAGCAGGCTGTGA
- the LOC101154808 gene encoding intraflagellar transport protein 46 homolog — protein sequence RFRTFQTLFSSSQSELGARRRVRSLLSARSSSDEFDEEPRPQRATELAARSHPGASPNEEEEEEEEEEESDSEDSDEDEDEESSQALEYDPADYANLPVSTDIKELFQYITRYTPQSFDLKLRLKPFIPDFIPAVGDNDAFLKVPRPDGKPDSLGLLVLDEPSVKQSDPTVLSLWLSEESKQHGSAQVHTPADTHTCRETHTCRHTPVDTHTTVDTHL from the exons CGGTTCAGAACCTTTCAGACCCTGTTCTCCTCTTCTCAGTCAGAGCTGGGGGCTCGGCGGCGGGTCCGCAGCCTGCTGtcggcccgcagcagcagcgacGAGTTTGACGAGGAGCCGCGGCCCCAGAGGGCCACAGAGCTGGCAGCCAGGTCCCACCCGGGGGCCAGTCccaatgaggaggaggaagaggaagaggaggaggaggagtccgACTCTGAAGACTctgatgaggatgaagatgaggagtcTTCGCAGGCTCTGGAGTACGACCCGGCGGACTACGCCAACCTGCCCGTCAGCACCGACATCAAGGAGCTGTTCCAGTACATCACACG GTACACTCCTCAGAGCTTCGATCTGAAGCTCCGCCTCAAACCGTTCATCCCAGACTTCATCCCGGCTGTGGGCGACAACGACGCCTTCCTGAAG GTCCCCCGTCCGGATGGGAAACCAGACTCTCTGGGTCTTCTAGTTCTCGATGAACCTAGTGTGAAACAGTCGGACCCTACGGTTCTGTCGCTGTGGCTGTCCGAAGAGAGCAAGCAACACGGAAGTGCTCAGGtacacacacctgcagacacacacacctgcagagaaacacacacctgcagacacacacctgtagacacacacacaactgtagacacacacctgtag
- the LOC101155059 gene encoding sodium/hydrogen exchanger 9B2-like isoform X1 yields MISSIKAPRSSSSCCGPCATLRSRCPRPRGLLNLLITKACLFALLFGGVWSITGRECLPGGNLFGIIILFICSVLGGKLVGMIQLPTLPPFPPLLGMLLAGLLLRNVPYITTAVFIDTRWSAALRNIALSVILTRAGLGLDPSALQRLKAVCVRVAVGPCTVEASVVAVVSHFLLGLPWTWAFILGFVLSAVSPAVVVPSMLLLQREGLGVEKGIPTLLMAAGSLDGILAITGFSTCLGIAFSTGSTWMTILQGLLEVVGGVISGLVVGFFLCLFPSNDQEDLVLGRTLMLLGLSVFSVFFSHVVGFSGAGSLCTLVHSFCAALGWKSEKAPVAAMVGRSWDLFQPLLFGLIGAEITISTLSPSTVGLGVACISLGLLVRLFVTFLLVHHAGFNLKEKLFIAVAWLPKATVQAAIGSKALDMAREEGDETLIKFGLDVLTLAVLAILTTAPIGALGIGLAGPRLLARHIKDEADGEAGPSGPTEPVQEKDSRIPESRL; encoded by the exons ATGATCTCCTCG ATAAAGGCGCcacgctcctcttcctcctgctgtgGGCCTTGTGCCACTTTGAGGAGCAGATGTCCACGACCGCGGGGGCTCCTCAACCTCCTCATCACCAAAG CCTGTCTGTTTGCTCTGCTGTTCGGGGGGGTCTGGTCCATCACTGGAAGGGAGTGCCTGCCTGGGGGGAACCTGTTTGGcatcatcatcctcttcatctGTTCTGTGCTGGGGGGCAAGCTGGTGGGAATGATCCAACTGCCAACACTGCCCCCCTTCCCTCCACTGCTTG gcaTGCTCCTGGCTGGGCTGCTGTTGCGTAATGTTCCCTACATAACCACGGCGGTCTTCATCGACACTCGTTGGTCTGCGGCTCTAAGGAACATCGCCCTGTCCGTCATCCTGACCAGAGCCGGACTCGGACTGGACCCCTCA gccCTGCAGCGTCTGAAGGCGGTGTGTGTCCGTGTTGCGGTGGGTCCTTGTACAGTGGAGGCGTCCGTCGTGGCCGTGGTTTCTCACTTCCTGTTGGGTCTTCCATGGACGTGGGCCTTTATCCTGGG CTTCGTTCTGTCCGCGGTGTCTCCGGCGGTTGTGGTTCCATCAATGTTGCTTCTGCAGAGAGAAGGACTGGGAGTGGAGAAG GGCATCCCCACGCTGCTGATGGCAGCCGGCAGCTTGGACGGCATCCTCGCCATCACCGGCTTCTCCACCTGCCTGGGAATCGCCTTCTCCACAG GTTCCACGTGGATGACCATCCTCCAAGGCCTGCTGGAGGTGGTGGGAGGGGTCATCTCCGGCCTGGTTGTGGGCTTCTTCCTGTGTTTGTTTCCAAGCAATGACCAG GAGGACCTGGTTTTGGGGAGGACCCTCATGCTGTTGGGTCTGTCGGTGTTTTCCGTCTTCTTCAGTCACGTGGTCGGGTTCTCTGGAGCCGGCAGTCTCTGTACGTTGGTCCACTCCTTCTGTGCTGCTCTGGGCTGGAAAAGTGAAAAG GCTCCGGTGGCTGCCATGGTGGGTCGGTCCTGGGACCTGTTCCAGCCTCTTCTGTTCGGTCTGATCGGAGCTGAAATCACCATCTCCACCCTCAGCCCCAGCACTGTGG GTCTGGGCGTGGCCTGCATCAGTCTGGGTCTGCTGGTCCGTCTGTTCGTCACCTTCCTGCTGGTCCATCACGCCGGATTCAACCTCAAGGAGAAACTCTTCATCGCTGTGGCCTGGCTGCCGAAGGCCACCGTGCAG GCCGCCATCGGCTCCAAGGCGTTGGACATGGCAAGGGAGGAGGGGGACGAGACTCTGATCAAGTTTGGTTTGGACGTGCTGACCTTGGCGGTGTTGGCCATCCTGACCACCGCCCCCATCGGTGCCCTCGGTATCGGACTGGCAGGACCACGCCTCCTGGCCCGTCACATCAAAG ACGAGGCCGACGGGGAAGCCGGACCTTCTGGTCCCACAGAACCCGTCCAAGAGAAGGACAGCAGGATCCCCGAGAGCAGGCTGTGA